From one Synechocystis sp. PCC 6803 substr. PCC-P genomic stretch:
- the psbZ gene encoding photosystem II reaction center protein PsbZ, whose translation MSIVFQIALAALVLFSFVMVVGVPVAYASPQNWDRSKPLLYLGSGIWAILVIVVALLNFLVV comes from the coding sequence ATGTCCATTGTTTTTCAGATTGCGTTGGCGGCCCTGGTGCTTTTTTCCTTCGTGATGGTGGTGGGGGTGCCCGTAGCCTATGCTTCTCCCCAGAACTGGGACCGTTCTAAGCCTTTGCTGTATTTAGGTTCCGGCATTTGGGCCATTTTGGTAATTGTGGTGGCCCTGTTGAACTTCCTGGTCGTCTAG
- a CDS encoding M48 family metallopeptidase: MKLGRILKMSEFMSNSIPLVGLKADHFRHPLDQMATTNLKQIPGLDLMVRGLLGSVAEQFFALNNLAASVRVGEKQLPHLHQLLLDACKILDLEAPELYIQQNPQPNAYTFAMRGKKPFMVMHTSLVDMLTPAEIQAVMAHELGHLKCEHGVYLTLANIMVLAAGLIPNWGAVLTQSLQSQMLEWVRCAEFSCDRAALLAVQDPKVVMSVLMKLAGGSPQLAPLLNLDAFIDQAREYDRLGEDEMGAMLRNMQTQNLTHPVPVLRAREIDRWSDSQTYQNLLKGRKNAYNLNTEENKGGWRNW, from the coding sequence GTGAAGTTAGGCCGAATTTTAAAAATGTCAGAATTCATGAGCAACTCCATTCCCCTGGTGGGATTAAAGGCAGACCATTTCCGCCATCCTTTGGACCAAATGGCCACCACCAACTTGAAGCAAATTCCCGGCCTAGACCTGATGGTGCGGGGACTGTTGGGCTCCGTGGCAGAACAGTTTTTTGCCCTCAATAATTTGGCGGCCAGTGTCCGGGTGGGAGAAAAACAATTACCCCATCTTCATCAACTGCTTTTGGATGCTTGCAAAATTCTCGACCTGGAAGCGCCGGAACTCTACATTCAACAAAATCCCCAACCCAATGCCTACACTTTTGCCATGCGAGGTAAAAAGCCTTTCATGGTGATGCACACTTCCCTGGTGGATATGTTGACTCCGGCGGAAATTCAAGCGGTGATGGCCCATGAGTTGGGACACCTCAAATGTGAACATGGGGTGTATTTAACCCTGGCTAACATTATGGTCTTAGCAGCGGGGCTAATTCCCAACTGGGGAGCAGTGTTGACCCAATCCCTCCAGTCCCAGATGTTGGAGTGGGTGCGCTGTGCTGAATTTAGCTGTGACCGGGCAGCCCTGTTGGCGGTGCAAGACCCGAAAGTGGTGATGTCGGTGCTGATGAAGTTGGCCGGTGGTTCTCCCCAATTGGCTCCTTTACTAAACTTGGATGCTTTCATTGACCAAGCCCGGGAATACGATCGCCTGGGGGAAGATGAAATGGGGGCAATGCTGAGGAATATGCAGACCCAAAACCTGACCCATCCGGTGCCGGTACTCCGGGCCAGGGAAATTGATCGTTGGAGTGATTCCCAAACCTATCAAAACTTGCTCAAGGGCCGCAAAAATGCGTATAATCTGAACACCGAAGAAAACAAGGGCGGCTGGCGGAATTGGTAG
- the queG gene encoding tRNA epoxyqueuosine(34) reductase QueG, with the protein MGIAPVSETENDEAAQRLQSWIALGYNADMAWMANPKRQNIRELLPSARSVIAVGLNYYTPHQRSGDPAHGKISRYAWGRDYHRVLTKKLKALNLWLEQQVPDLQSRYYVDTGPIQEKAWAERAGLGWVGKNGNLISRDYGSWLFLGEIVTNITLQGDRPHSQHCGTCTRCLEACPTQAIVEPFVVDSNKCIAYHTIENRAEILPTAIADNLQGWVAGCDICQDVCPWNQRFAQPTDVADFDPYEGNLNPELETLANITEADWQQQFTASALRRIKPAMLRRNAQANLQ; encoded by the coding sequence GTGGGCATTGCGCCAGTGTCGGAAACGGAGAATGATGAAGCTGCCCAAAGATTACAGAGTTGGATTGCCCTGGGCTATAACGCCGATATGGCTTGGATGGCTAATCCCAAACGGCAAAATATTCGGGAGCTTTTACCCTCAGCCCGGTCAGTAATTGCGGTGGGTTTGAATTATTACACTCCCCACCAGCGCAGTGGAGACCCCGCCCATGGCAAAATTTCCCGCTATGCCTGGGGAAGGGATTACCATCGGGTGTTAACTAAAAAGCTAAAAGCCCTTAATCTCTGGCTCGAACAACAGGTGCCAGATTTACAGAGCCGTTATTACGTAGATACGGGCCCCATCCAGGAAAAAGCTTGGGCGGAACGGGCCGGTCTTGGTTGGGTAGGAAAAAACGGTAATTTGATCAGTCGGGATTACGGCAGTTGGTTATTTTTAGGGGAAATTGTCACTAATATCACTCTCCAAGGCGATCGCCCCCATAGCCAACATTGTGGCACCTGCACCCGTTGCCTAGAAGCCTGTCCCACCCAGGCCATTGTGGAACCCTTCGTGGTGGACAGCAATAAATGCATTGCTTACCACACCATTGAAAATCGGGCAGAAATCCTACCAACGGCGATCGCCGACAATTTGCAAGGTTGGGTGGCAGGGTGCGACATTTGCCAAGATGTGTGCCCCTGGAATCAGCGTTTTGCCCAACCCACCGATGTGGCGGATTTTGATCCCTACGAGGGCAATCTCAACCCAGAGTTAGAAACTTTAGCCAATATCACCGAAGCTGATTGGCAGCAACAGTTCACCGCTTCGGCCTTGAGGCGAATAAAACCAGCTATGTTACGGCGGAACGCCCAGGCTAATCTACAATGA
- a CDS encoding S1 RNA-binding domain-containing protein, producing MVSQTSTATIGFTLEDFAALLDKYDYHFSPGDIVAGTVFSMESRGALIDIGAKTAAYIPIQEMSINRVDDPEEVLQPNETREFFILTDENEDGQLTLSIRRIEYMRAWERVRQLQAEDATVRSNVFATNRGGALVRIEGLRGFIPGSHISAREAKEDLVGEDLPLKFLEVDEERNRLVLSHRRALVERKMNGLEVAQVVVGSVRGIKPYGAFIDIGGVSGLLHISEISHDHIDTPHSVFNVNDEIKVMIIDLDAERGRISLSTKQLEPEPGAMLKDRDLVNEMADEMAEIFRQKRLAEAQGIPYEPPTSVDDTDDEEDESLAVSAVDE from the coding sequence ATGGTCAGTCAAACTTCTACAGCAACTATTGGATTCACTCTCGAGGACTTTGCCGCCCTTCTTGACAAGTACGATTATCACTTTAGTCCTGGGGACATTGTCGCTGGGACCGTTTTTAGCATGGAGTCCCGGGGGGCTCTGATTGACATTGGGGCGAAAACCGCCGCCTACATTCCCATTCAGGAAATGTCGATCAACCGTGTGGATGACCCTGAAGAGGTGCTCCAGCCCAATGAAACCCGGGAATTTTTCATTCTGACCGATGAAAACGAAGATGGTCAGCTCACCCTCTCCATCCGCCGGATTGAATATATGCGGGCTTGGGAACGGGTCAGACAACTCCAGGCAGAAGATGCCACGGTGCGCTCCAATGTTTTTGCCACAAACCGTGGTGGTGCCTTAGTCAGAATTGAAGGACTGCGGGGCTTTATTCCCGGCTCCCACATCAGCGCTCGGGAAGCGAAAGAGGATCTAGTAGGGGAAGATCTGCCCCTGAAGTTTTTGGAAGTGGACGAAGAGCGTAATCGCCTCGTGCTCAGCCACCGTCGGGCTCTGGTAGAGCGGAAGATGAACGGTTTAGAAGTGGCCCAGGTAGTGGTGGGTTCCGTCCGGGGCATCAAACCCTACGGTGCTTTCATCGATATCGGCGGTGTCAGCGGTCTGTTGCACATTTCTGAGATTTCCCACGACCACATTGATACTCCCCACAGCGTCTTCAATGTCAATGATGAAATCAAGGTGATGATTATTGACCTGGATGCGGAACGGGGTCGTATTTCCCTTTCCACCAAGCAATTGGAGCCAGAACCCGGTGCCATGCTAAAAGACCGGGATTTAGTCAACGAAATGGCGGACGAAATGGCGGAAATTTTCCGGCAAAAACGTTTAGCGGAAGCCCAGGGCATTCCCTATGAGCCCCCCACTTCCGTTGATGACACCGATGATGAGGAAGATGAGTCCCTGGCTGTCAGCGCTGTGGATGAATAA
- the ribH gene encoding 6,7-dimethyl-8-ribityllumazine synthase: MTVYEGSFTPPARPFRFALVIARFNDLVTEKLLSGCQDCLKRHGIDVDPAGTQVDYIWVPGSFEVPLVTRKLAVSGQYDAIICLGAVIRGQTPHFDFVAGEAAKGIAAIASQTGVPVIFGILTTDTMQQALERAGIKSNHGWGYAMNALEMASLMRAMAPLTEG, from the coding sequence ATGACAGTTTATGAAGGGTCGTTTACTCCTCCGGCCCGGCCATTTCGTTTTGCCCTTGTAATTGCCCGTTTCAATGATTTAGTAACGGAAAAGCTACTTTCTGGTTGCCAAGATTGCCTCAAACGTCATGGCATTGATGTGGACCCCGCCGGTACCCAGGTGGACTATATTTGGGTTCCCGGTAGCTTTGAGGTGCCATTGGTAACCCGTAAGTTGGCAGTGTCGGGGCAGTATGATGCCATTATCTGCCTAGGGGCGGTGATTCGGGGACAAACCCCCCATTTTGATTTTGTGGCCGGAGAAGCGGCCAAGGGCATTGCGGCGATCGCCAGCCAGACTGGGGTACCGGTAATTTTTGGCATTTTAACCACGGATACCATGCAACAGGCCCTAGAAAGGGCGGGGATTAAGAGTAACCACGGCTGGGGCTACGCCATGAATGCATTGGAAATGGCTAGTTTGATGCGGGCCATGGCTCCTTTGACGGAAGGTTAA